A section of the Clostridium felsineum DSM 794 genome encodes:
- a CDS encoding phosphoglycerate dehydrogenase: MNTKALITFHFSEEQIKSLEELGFEIISKSERNLKYTDELKDVEFMFTYNPFSHFDIGNLKKLRWIQLESDGFDQVPKEYVKNNGIIVTNNKEGYSVPISEWIIWSILSMYKEANGFFKNKEEKRWKLRTSVREIFGETVGILGTGNIAIETAKRLQAFSVNVLGLNTTGHQVENFNKCYSSDELEAMLKECDVVISLLPITDKTYHFIDEKIFSMMKAGTIFVNASRGQIVCEEKLIKFLKNGKIRSAALDVVEQEPLKKDSPLWEMDNVIITPHNSWVSQNMAKRKYKLVYENMKRYKEGKELKNIVDLEKGY, translated from the coding sequence TTGAACACTAAAGCATTAATCACTTTCCATTTTTCTGAGGAGCAAATAAAAAGTTTAGAAGAGCTTGGCTTTGAAATTATATCCAAAAGCGAAAGAAACCTTAAATATACAGATGAACTTAAAGATGTAGAGTTCATGTTTACCTATAATCCATTTTCTCATTTTGATATAGGCAATCTTAAGAAATTAAGGTGGATTCAGCTTGAAAGTGATGGGTTTGATCAAGTTCCTAAAGAGTATGTAAAAAACAATGGAATTATAGTAACTAATAATAAAGAAGGGTATAGTGTACCTATTTCGGAATGGATAATTTGGAGTATTTTATCTATGTATAAGGAAGCAAATGGTTTTTTCAAAAATAAAGAAGAAAAGAGATGGAAACTAAGAACTTCTGTTAGAGAAATTTTTGGGGAAACAGTAGGAATACTAGGAACTGGAAATATAGCAATAGAAACAGCCAAAAGACTTCAGGCGTTTTCTGTTAATGTATTAGGCCTTAATACTACAGGTCATCAGGTGGAAAACTTTAATAAATGTTACTCTAGTGATGAACTAGAAGCTATGCTTAAAGAATGTGATGTTGTTATAAGTCTATTACCTATCACAGATAAGACATACCATTTTATAGATGAAAAGATTTTTTCAATGATGAAAGCGGGAACAATTTTTGTAAATGCATCCAGGGGGCAGATAGTCTGTGAAGAGAAGTTAATTAAATTTCTTAAGAATGGTAAAATACGATCAGCTGCTTTAGATGTAGTTGAACAGGAGCCTTTAAAGAAGGATAGTCCACTTTGGGAAATGGATAATGTTATAATAACACCACATAATTCATGGGTTTCACAAAACATGGCTAAGAGGAAATATAAATTAGTCTACGAAAATATGAAGAGATATAAAGAGGGAAAAGAGTTAAAAAATATAGTTGATTTAGAAAAAGGGTACTAA
- the kduD gene encoding 2-dehydro-3-deoxy-D-gluconate 5-dehydrogenase KduD: MSFSVKDFSMDFFSLDGKVAIVTGGNTGLGQGYALALAKAGADLFIVTHGTNWDETRKLIESTGKRVEFYQADLSKKENISGIVDKCVEVYGRLDILVNNAGTIRRAPLTEYKDEDWEYIINTNLNSVYYLSQRAARVMVKQGAGKIINIASMLSFQGGKFVPPYTASKHGVAGLTKAFANELADKNIQINAIAPGYIATKNTEPIRNDEKRNNEILSRIPAAKWGDPFDLMGTVVFLASKASDYINGHVLAVDGGWLVR; the protein is encoded by the coding sequence ATGAGCTTTTCAGTAAAAGATTTTTCAATGGACTTTTTTTCACTAGACGGAAAAGTTGCAATAGTTACAGGTGGAAATACAGGTCTTGGACAAGGATATGCCCTTGCACTTGCTAAGGCAGGAGCTGATCTATTCATAGTTACACACGGTACTAACTGGGATGAGACTAGGAAGCTTATAGAGAGTACAGGAAAAAGAGTTGAGTTTTATCAAGCGGATTTATCTAAGAAAGAAAACATATCAGGAATAGTTGATAAGTGTGTAGAAGTTTACGGAAGACTTGACATACTTGTTAATAATGCAGGTACTATAAGAAGAGCACCTCTTACAGAATATAAGGATGAGGACTGGGAATACATAATAAATACAAATCTAAATTCTGTTTACTATTTAAGTCAAAGAGCAGCAAGGGTTATGGTAAAACAAGGTGCTGGTAAAATAATAAATATTGCATCTATGCTTTCATTCCAGGGGGGAAAGTTTGTGCCTCCATATACTGCTTCAAAGCATGGAGTTGCAGGATTAACAAAAGCGTTTGCAAATGAATTGGCTGATAAAAATATTCAAATAAATGCAATAGCTCCAGGGTATATTGCCACTAAAAACACTGAGCCTATAAGGAATGACGAAAAAAGGAATAATGAAATACTATCAAGAATACCAGCAGCAAAATGGGGAGATCCATTTGATTTAATGGGAACTGTAGTATTCTTAGCATCAAAAGCTTCTGACTATATAAATGGTCATGTTTTAGCTGTTGATGGTGGCTGGTTAGTTAGATAA
- a CDS encoding hemerythrin domain-containing protein — MYMNNLKRQHTEIHNSIKILNGFIDKKISEGDYIEVAKTVSVLSGILKIHLQSEDRYLYPELIKSEDESIRNIAKEYIDDMGDIGKKFEEYKNKYNTRIKVCENILNFKNDTEAVIKLLVNRLNKEDEALYPLIN; from the coding sequence ATGTATATGAATAATCTTAAAAGACAACATACAGAAATACATAATAGTATAAAAATATTAAATGGATTTATAGATAAAAAAATAAGTGAAGGGGATTACATAGAGGTAGCTAAAACTGTTAGTGTACTATCCGGAATTTTAAAGATTCATCTTCAATCAGAGGACAGATATTTATATCCGGAGTTAATAAAAAGTGAAGATGAGAGTATAAGAAATATTGCAAAAGAATATATAGATGATATGGGTGATATAGGTAAGAAGTTTGAAGAATATAAAAATAAATATAATACTAGGATTAAAGTGTGTGAAAACATTTTGAACTTTAAAAATGATACTGAAGCTGTTATTAAATTACTTGTAAATAGACTTAATAAGGAAGATGAAGCTTTGTATCCATTGATAAATTAG